The following are encoded together in the Thalassomonas haliotis genome:
- the tssG gene encoding type VI secretion system baseplate subunit TssG, with protein sequence MSIEALIKDPATFDFYQAVYTLQRQLTGEKQQYRKVGFDSLPKHELIRFKAEQHLGFPGQAISAIKQTGSDEKENISVDMLVSFMGLTGPSGILPRHYSELILQRLKYKDTGMCDFYDVFNHRLISLFYRAWEKYRFAINFQDAGYQEKDGNKNSNENQADPFSQVLARLSGGEGINQYYAGLFSKKIRSSDGLQQILSEFTRCKVRIEQFQGKWQTLPGSEQTRLGSRQQPEGQYARLGFDASIGSRVWDINASVAVHLTPGAGQATKGFLPGETGAEGVKQVIKRYLGNAVKVKILLHIKQRDVPLAQLSSAAVPLGMGCGLLSRAEKEHKPCTLSLS encoded by the coding sequence ATGAGCATAGAGGCATTAATTAAAGACCCTGCCACTTTTGACTTTTACCAGGCCGTGTATACCCTGCAGCGCCAGCTGACGGGAGAGAAGCAGCAATATAGGAAAGTCGGCTTTGACAGTTTGCCAAAGCATGAGCTGATCCGCTTCAAAGCAGAGCAACACCTGGGCTTTCCCGGGCAGGCAATCTCGGCAATAAAGCAAACCGGTAGCGACGAGAAGGAAAATATCAGTGTTGATATGCTGGTTTCTTTTATGGGACTGACCGGCCCGAGCGGAATTTTACCCCGGCATTACAGCGAGCTTATCTTGCAGCGGCTCAAGTATAAAGATACCGGTATGTGTGACTTTTATGATGTCTTTAACCACAGGCTGATTTCCCTGTTTTACCGGGCCTGGGAAAAATACCGTTTTGCCATTAATTTTCAGGACGCGGGTTATCAGGAGAAAGACGGCAATAAAAATAGCAATGAAAACCAGGCCGATCCTTTTAGCCAGGTATTGGCCCGATTAAGCGGCGGTGAGGGCATCAACCAATATTATGCCGGACTTTTCAGTAAAAAAATTCGCAGCAGCGACGGCTTGCAACAAATTTTATCGGAATTTACCCGCTGCAAAGTGCGCATCGAACAATTCCAGGGAAAATGGCAAACCCTGCCGGGCAGCGAGCAAACCCGCCTGGGCTCCCGGCAACAGCCGGAAGGCCAGTATGCCCGTTTAGGTTTTGATGCCAGCATCGGCAGCCGGGTATGGGATATCAATGCTTCTGTCGCCGTTCACCTCACCCCGGGAGCCGGGCAGGCGACGAAGGGCTTTTTACCCGGGGAAACCGGCGCCGAGGGGGTAAAACAAGTGATCAAACGTTATCTGGGCAATGCCGTTAAAGTGAAAATTCTGCTGCATATTAAACAGCGGGATGTACCGCTGGCGCAGTTATCAAGTGCTGCTGTGCCTCTGGGTATGGGTTGTGGCTTATTAAGCCGGGCGGAAAAAGAGCACAAACCTTGTACCTTATCCCTGTCCTGA
- the tssC gene encoding type VI secretion system contractile sheath large subunit: protein MTVDSISFVDDEIFAQAPASAPGPVRAEKLKNKQFLERFLRETDPLKSLLLWLENASEKLTCFDKKHVLPVLLKAIDEIDKQLELQINSILHHPGFQALEAAWRCLAYITGQKSTYDKGQKVKIKLLDCSWQVLSKDINKAIEFEQSEFFKLVYNNEYDMSGGEPFGVIIGNYRIRHSNRAVHDRDKGQSCAWGSGQGVASHDIDVLKDIARCCAAAFAPFITSVQPSFFGADDFSDLAGHSDFSHFFGQDEYLKWHTLRAMDEARFLGLTLPYILMRTPYLADGSRSEGFKFKESIVNAQQDHLWGNAAFAFAGVLIRAFSESGWFGQIRGMVPGEKKKGLVCDLPLCRYETDLYQKSPKPSVNLLVGDRAEKALSDLGFMPLSAVPGSEHLVFYSNASAQKPQQFDSLPASVNAKLSAMLQYILCVSRFAHYLKVLGREKIGSYHSARLCEQELQTWLHQYTTGSDSASDEVRSKYPLHSAKIKVKEMPGKPGHYYSVIQLQPHFQLDQMVSSIKLVTELTPKH, encoded by the coding sequence ATGACGGTGGACAGCATTTCATTTGTTGATGATGAAATCTTCGCCCAGGCGCCTGCGTCTGCACCCGGGCCTGTGCGCGCTGAAAAATTAAAGAACAAACAGTTTCTTGAGCGTTTCCTCAGGGAAACCGATCCCCTTAAATCGTTATTGTTGTGGCTGGAAAATGCCTCTGAAAAACTAACCTGTTTTGATAAAAAACATGTTTTGCCTGTGCTGCTTAAAGCTATCGATGAAATTGACAAACAATTAGAGCTGCAGATAAACAGCATATTACACCATCCCGGTTTTCAGGCGCTGGAGGCTGCCTGGCGCTGTTTAGCCTATATTACCGGGCAAAAATCGACATACGATAAGGGGCAAAAAGTAAAAATTAAATTACTCGATTGCAGCTGGCAGGTGTTAAGTAAAGATATCAATAAGGCCATTGAGTTTGAGCAGAGTGAGTTCTTTAAACTGGTGTATAACAATGAATATGATATGTCCGGCGGTGAGCCTTTTGGCGTGATCATAGGAAACTACCGCATTCGCCACAGTAACAGAGCCGTTCATGACCGGGACAAGGGCCAGAGCTGTGCTTGGGGGAGTGGCCAGGGCGTCGCCAGCCATGATATTGATGTACTCAAAGATATTGCCCGTTGCTGTGCGGCGGCGTTTGCGCCTTTTATCACCTCAGTACAGCCGTCCTTTTTTGGCGCCGATGACTTTTCAGATCTTGCCGGGCACAGTGATTTCAGCCATTTCTTTGGCCAGGATGAATACCTGAAGTGGCATACGTTAAGAGCCATGGATGAAGCCCGTTTTCTTGGCCTGACCTTACCCTATATTTTAATGCGGACCCCTTATCTTGCCGACGGCAGCCGCAGTGAAGGTTTTAAATTTAAAGAAAGCATAGTTAATGCCCAGCAAGATCATTTATGGGGCAATGCCGCCTTTGCCTTTGCCGGCGTGCTTATTCGCGCTTTTAGCGAGTCCGGCTGGTTCGGACAAATTCGCGGTATGGTGCCGGGAGAGAAGAAAAAAGGCCTGGTGTGCGACTTGCCCCTGTGCCGCTATGAAACCGATTTATATCAAAAAAGCCCTAAACCCTCGGTAAATTTACTCGTCGGTGACCGGGCGGAAAAGGCATTATCGGACCTCGGCTTTATGCCGCTTTCTGCCGTGCCCGGCAGTGAACACTTAGTGTTTTATTCTAATGCTTCGGCGCAAAAACCGCAGCAGTTTGATTCTTTGCCCGCCAGCGTCAACGCGAAATTATCTGCCATGCTGCAATATATTTTATGTGTTTCCAGGTTTGCCCACTACCTTAAGGTGCTGGGCCGGGAAAAAATCGGCTCTTACCATTCCGCCCGCTTATGTGAGCAGGAGCTGCAAACCTGGCTGCATCAGTATACCACGGGCTCAGATTCCGCCTCAGATGAAGTACGCAGCAAATATCCGCTGCACAGCGCGAAAATCAAGGTCAAAGAAATGCCGGGCAAACCCGGCCATTATTATTCCGTTATTCAGCTGCAGCCGCATTTTCAGCTGGATCAGATGGTGTCCAGTATCAAGTTGGTGACAGAATTAACGCCTAAACACTAG
- the tssF gene encoding type VI secretion system baseplate subunit TssF, whose amino-acid sequence MNEDLLKYYNRELAFIRHMGAEFASKYPKLAGRLRLSDEQVEDPHVSRLIEAFSLLTAQIRQKLDDSFPELTQALLGQLYPDYQAPIPSMTVIKMITENVSTTGITLPKGTKVDTRVDGMKTCHFRSCYDTELWPLEVQEASFQNAPFTAPEPVWQQQPKAVVKLSLATEFEEVSMAALGVKRLRFYLNGQPHQSLLLYQLLFEHCLGLAIVKSGQIENAKYLQPRHVKAVGFDDEHKVIPYSQRTLSGYRLLVENFIFPEKFLFFELDELGSSWGGIDDKCEIYLYLKQGSQDLEKQVNAGHFLLGCTPVINLFEQELEPVRLEPSLYEYKLAPRYLDAEVAEIINLGEVIAYDPKDNKVSISPFYGETHPAYLDQNRMFWHINRQASSWAGGFAEQGTEVFLSLVDHEFKGFTAPDEYGTWLLSINALCSNRNLPAHLPFGTDEPKMFVPSRADIIKQVKCLSAPTMPVRAALDDASRWQLVSHLSLEHFSGPDALKTLKETLKLYDFKSSPENKTLIENIAAVHITSATARVNQKGRISFCNGSEIELVFAGDHYGGSGVFFFCTILDHFFAQYAAINSFTRLSVRFKEQEGTYHTWPTRAGRRPLL is encoded by the coding sequence TTGAATGAAGACTTGCTGAAATATTACAATCGTGAATTGGCCTTTATCCGTCATATGGGCGCTGAGTTTGCCAGCAAATACCCTAAGCTGGCGGGACGGCTGCGATTAAGCGACGAGCAGGTAGAGGACCCGCATGTCTCCAGGCTGATTGAAGCCTTCTCTTTGCTGACGGCACAAATCCGGCAGAAATTAGACGACAGTTTTCCGGAACTAACCCAGGCCTTACTCGGCCAGCTCTACCCGGATTACCAGGCGCCGATCCCGTCGATGACCGTTATTAAAATGATCACCGAAAATGTCTCCACTACAGGTATAACCTTGCCCAAAGGCACTAAGGTGGATACCCGGGTTGATGGCATGAAAACCTGCCATTTTCGCAGCTGTTACGACACTGAGCTCTGGCCGCTGGAAGTGCAAGAGGCCAGTTTTCAAAATGCGCCTTTTACCGCCCCTGAGCCTGTCTGGCAACAACAGCCCAAAGCTGTGGTTAAACTCTCCCTGGCCACGGAATTTGAAGAAGTCTCCATGGCCGCTTTAGGGGTCAAGCGTTTGCGTTTTTATCTTAACGGCCAGCCCCACCAGAGTTTGTTGTTGTACCAGTTGTTATTCGAGCATTGTCTTGGCCTGGCGATAGTGAAGTCAGGGCAAATAGAAAACGCTAAATACCTGCAGCCAAGGCATGTCAAAGCGGTGGGCTTTGATGACGAACACAAGGTTATCCCCTATAGCCAGCGGACCTTGTCCGGCTATCGTTTACTGGTGGAGAATTTTATTTTCCCGGAAAAGTTCTTGTTTTTTGAGCTGGATGAACTGGGCAGCTCCTGGGGCGGCATTGACGATAAATGCGAGATCTATCTTTATTTAAAACAAGGCTCACAAGATCTGGAAAAACAGGTGAATGCCGGTCACTTTTTACTCGGCTGTACCCCGGTGATTAATTTATTTGAACAGGAGCTGGAGCCGGTCAGGTTAGAGCCGAGTTTATATGAATATAAACTTGCCCCCAGGTATCTTGATGCCGAAGTGGCGGAAATCATCAATCTCGGTGAAGTGATCGCTTACGATCCCAAAGATAACAAGGTCAGCATCAGTCCTTTTTATGGTGAAACCCATCCCGCCTATTTAGATCAAAACCGTATGTTCTGGCATATCAACCGCCAGGCGTCGAGCTGGGCCGGAGGTTTTGCCGAACAGGGCACCGAAGTGTTCCTGTCTTTGGTAGACCATGAATTTAAAGGTTTTACCGCTCCGGATGAATACGGCACTTGGTTATTGAGTATCAATGCGCTGTGCAGCAACCGTAACTTACCCGCCCACCTGCCGTTTGGTACCGATGAACCGAAAATGTTTGTGCCCTCAAGGGCGGATATTATCAAGCAGGTGAAATGCCTGTCGGCCCCGACCATGCCGGTGCGGGCGGCGCTTGACGATGCCAGCCGCTGGCAGCTGGTCAGCCATTTATCGCTGGAGCACTTTAGCGGCCCGGATGCCCTGAAAACCTTAAAAGAAACCTTAAAGCTTTATGACTTTAAAAGTTCGCCGGAAAATAAAACCCTGATTGAGAATATTGCCGCGGTCCACATTACCAGTGCTACCGCCAGGGTGAACCAGAAAGGGCGTATCAGTTTTTGCAACGGCAGCGAGATTGAACTGGTTTTTGCCGGCGATCATTATGGCGGCAGCGGGGTGTTTTTCTTTTGTACCATACTTGATCATTTCTTTGCCCAGTATGCGGCAATCAACAGTTTTACCCGGTTAAGCGTGCGCTTTAAAGAGCAGGAAGGCACTTATCATACCTGGCCAACCCGGGCCGGCAGGAGGCCGTTGTTATGA
- the tssH gene encoding type VI secretion system ATPase TssH, which yields MSAMTLNKLVEKLNPVCRQSLEAAAGICHSRSQFTVEMEHWLLAMLEQGAGDLNLILASFSVEKERLLGQLRQGLEKLKTGNSAAPSLSPHIVNLLRQTWLNTSIEFNDSQIRSAYVIYTLLNDDSLTALISRSGGQLSDIDPAQLLHAWPQLAAKSEESGAGDTGGAPSAQESSAGLSGSQKTPGLSQFSQDLTAQAKAGKIDPILGRDNEIRQMVDILTRRRQNNPILTGEAGVGKTAVVEGLALKIAEQDVPDALKDVSIRVLDLALLQAGAGMKGEFENRLKSLIREVKASPTPIILFIDEAHTMIGSGGAAGQNDAANLLKPALARGELRTIAATTWAEYKKYFEKDAALSRRFQVVKIEEPSEVAAVVMMRGLLPVMENHHQIFITDKALNAAVGLSHRYISGRQLPDKAVSLLDTACARVAMSQASTPGAIENLQRKTQQLATQIGLLNREAKTGVDHKKVIAELERELDDTEEQLTSLTSLWQNERELVEKITSLTLELQDENKNTPELVTELNQLKATLAENKQPMVFYQVDEQLVAEVIADWTGIPVGKMQHDEIANILALQQNLAKRIVGQDHALELIAKTVQTSRAQLGDEKRPNGVFLLSGPSGVGKTETALALAEQVYGSEDNVTVINMSEFKEEHKVSLLLGSPPGYVGYGEGGVLTEAVRRKPYSVILLDEMEKSHPGVQDIFYQVFDKGTIKDGEGRDIDFKNTIIIMTSNVGTETTMELFSDENTAPSTTGLAKAIQDDLLGHFKPAFLGRVNVIPYIPLSRVMLTDITELQLARVAQRLEKHYQAKFEYSHQVVEKIVGMCRDAGSGARNIHNILQNTLLPELSVRILEKMTGNEKTTSVKVNIKGGEFNYTL from the coding sequence ATGTCAGCCATGACCTTGAATAAACTGGTGGAAAAACTCAATCCCGTATGCCGCCAGTCGCTTGAAGCCGCAGCGGGTATCTGCCATAGTCGCAGTCAGTTTACGGTGGAAATGGAGCATTGGTTGCTGGCCATGCTGGAGCAGGGGGCCGGTGACTTAAACCTGATCCTGGCAAGTTTCTCGGTGGAAAAAGAGCGTTTGCTGGGGCAGTTGCGTCAGGGCCTGGAAAAGCTGAAAACCGGTAACAGCGCCGCACCGAGTTTATCCCCGCATATTGTTAACCTGCTGCGCCAGACCTGGCTTAATACCAGCATAGAATTTAACGACAGCCAGATCCGCTCCGCTTATGTCATTTATACCTTACTTAATGACGACAGCTTAACGGCGTTAATTTCCCGCTCCGGTGGGCAGCTTAGCGATATCGACCCGGCGCAGCTATTACATGCCTGGCCGCAACTCGCCGCGAAATCCGAAGAGTCGGGAGCTGGTGACACAGGCGGTGCGCCGTCGGCTCAGGAGTCAAGTGCTGGCCTGAGCGGATCGCAGAAAACCCCGGGATTAAGTCAGTTTAGCCAAGATTTGACCGCCCAGGCCAAAGCGGGGAAAATTGATCCTATCCTGGGGCGGGATAATGAAATTCGCCAGATGGTGGATATTTTAACTAGGCGTCGCCAGAACAACCCGATCTTAACCGGTGAGGCTGGTGTTGGTAAAACCGCCGTAGTGGAAGGTTTAGCGTTAAAAATAGCTGAGCAGGATGTACCGGATGCCTTAAAAGATGTCAGTATCCGGGTGTTGGATCTGGCGTTGTTACAAGCAGGGGCTGGCATGAAGGGGGAATTTGAGAACCGGCTTAAGTCTCTTATCCGTGAAGTGAAAGCTTCGCCGACACCGATTATTTTATTTATCGATGAAGCCCATACCATGATAGGCAGCGGCGGGGCGGCGGGACAAAACGATGCCGCCAACTTATTAAAACCTGCCCTGGCCAGGGGGGAATTACGCACCATAGCCGCCACCACCTGGGCAGAATATAAAAAATATTTTGAAAAAGATGCCGCCCTTAGCCGGCGCTTTCAGGTGGTTAAAATTGAAGAGCCGAGTGAAGTTGCCGCTGTGGTAATGATGCGCGGTTTATTGCCTGTAATGGAAAATCATCATCAAATATTTATTACCGATAAAGCCCTTAATGCTGCGGTGGGATTATCGCACCGTTATATCAGCGGTCGCCAGCTACCGGACAAGGCGGTGAGTTTACTCGATACCGCCTGTGCCAGGGTGGCCATGAGCCAGGCATCGACCCCGGGGGCGATCGAAAATTTACAGCGCAAGACCCAGCAATTAGCAACGCAAATCGGTTTGTTGAACCGGGAAGCGAAAACCGGGGTCGATCATAAAAAAGTTATCGCTGAGTTGGAGCGTGAACTAGATGATACCGAAGAGCAGTTAACTTCATTAACCTCCCTTTGGCAAAATGAACGGGAGCTGGTAGAAAAAATTACCAGTTTGACCCTGGAGTTACAGGATGAGAATAAAAATACGCCGGAATTAGTGACTGAGCTTAATCAATTAAAAGCTACCCTGGCAGAAAATAAGCAACCTATGGTGTTCTACCAGGTGGATGAGCAGCTGGTGGCGGAAGTCATTGCCGACTGGACCGGCATTCCGGTGGGGAAAATGCAACATGATGAAATCGCCAATATTCTCGCGCTGCAGCAAAACCTGGCAAAGCGTATTGTCGGTCAGGACCACGCCCTTGAATTGATTGCTAAAACGGTACAAACCTCGCGTGCCCAATTGGGGGATGAGAAGCGTCCCAACGGCGTCTTCCTGCTCAGCGGCCCCAGTGGAGTGGGTAAAACCGAAACGGCCTTAGCGCTGGCAGAGCAGGTTTACGGCAGTGAAGACAATGTTACCGTGATCAATATGTCGGAATTTAAAGAAGAGCATAAGGTTTCCCTGCTGCTGGGCTCACCTCCGGGATATGTCGGTTACGGCGAAGGCGGGGTCTTAACCGAAGCGGTGCGCCGTAAGCCTTATAGCGTGATCTTGCTTGATGAAATGGAAAAATCCCATCCCGGGGTACAGGATATTTTCTACCAGGTGTTTGATAAAGGCACCATTAAAGACGGTGAAGGGCGCGATATCGACTTTAAAAATACCATTATTATCATGACCTCGAATGTCGGCACAGAAACCACTATGGAGCTATTTTCCGATGAAAATACCGCTCCCTCCACCACTGGGCTGGCCAAGGCGATACAGGATGATTTGCTTGGGCACTTTAAGCCGGCCTTTTTAGGCCGGGTCAATGTTATCCCTTATATACCCCTTAGCCGAGTCATGCTTACCGATATCACTGAGCTGCAGCTGGCAAGGGTTGCCCAGCGCCTGGAAAAACATTATCAGGCCAAGTTTGAATACAGCCATCAGGTGGTTGAGAAAATTGTCGGCATGTGCCGGGATGCAGGCTCGGGAGCGCGTAATATCCATAATATTTTGCAAAATACCCTGTTGCCTGAGTTGTCGGTGAGAATACTGGAGAAAATGACCGGTAATGAAAAGACCACTTCGGTGAAAGTGAATATTAAGGGCGGGGAGTTTAATTATACCTTATAG
- a CDS encoding Hcp family type VI secretion system effector, which yields MQANTYLDYEGIKGEATAEGYKDLITIKSVDWNVTRELSAHTGTAQDREASATRLGDVVITKLQDSASPDLFKEATIGKGKKAVFHITKQGDKIEEIMKIELTDAMISNYSVSIQADRPTESITISYTEMMMTVTPTDDKNNVTAPLVYGYSGVKGQQM from the coding sequence ATGCAAGCAAATACCTACCTGGATTATGAAGGAATCAAAGGCGAAGCCACGGCCGAAGGTTATAAGGACTTGATCACTATTAAGTCTGTCGACTGGAATGTAACCCGTGAACTTTCTGCCCACACAGGTACTGCGCAAGACCGTGAAGCCAGCGCCACCCGTTTAGGGGACGTGGTGATCACTAAATTGCAAGACAGCGCCTCCCCTGACTTGTTCAAGGAAGCCACCATAGGTAAAGGCAAAAAAGCGGTTTTTCATATCACCAAGCAAGGAGATAAAATCGAAGAAATCATGAAAATCGAACTGACCGATGCCATGATTTCCAACTACAGTGTGTCGATTCAGGCAGACAGGCCCACCGAAAGCATCACCATCAGCTATACCGAAATGATGATGACGGTTACGCCGACAGACGATAAAAACAATGTCACTGCGCCGCTGGTTTACGGCTACAGTGGTGTTAAAGGTCAGCAAATGTAA
- the tssE gene encoding type VI secretion system baseplate subunit TssE has translation MSQYNRQSIAVSLLDKLIDDNPQEPDLREGQRGVSLGQIRANVRRDLENLLNAKVPWQTWPECYRELDNSLVNYGLQDFSSMAVGSLEGRQLLCQKVADAIRRFEPRFIEVEVETVDNEQPLDRILRLRINALLYADPEPEYISFDSEVEPVNLGMRVQEAGL, from the coding sequence ATGAGCCAGTATAACCGGCAAAGCATAGCAGTGTCTTTGCTGGATAAACTCATTGATGACAACCCGCAGGAGCCGGATCTGCGCGAAGGGCAGCGTGGTGTCAGCTTAGGGCAGATCCGCGCCAATGTCAGGCGGGATCTGGAAAACCTGCTTAATGCCAAAGTGCCCTGGCAAACCTGGCCGGAATGCTACCGCGAGCTGGATAATTCCCTGGTGAACTACGGCCTGCAGGACTTTTCCAGCATGGCGGTGGGCAGTCTGGAAGGGCGGCAATTGTTATGTCAGAAGGTGGCAGATGCCATTAGAAGGTTCGAACCGCGCTTTATCGAGGTGGAAGTGGAAACCGTGGATAACGAGCAGCCGCTGGACCGCATTTTAAGGTTACGTATTAATGCCTTGTTATATGCCGACCCCGAGCCGGAATACATCAGCTTTGATTCCGAGGTGGAGCCGGTGAATTTAGGAATGAGAGTGCAGGAAGCAGGGTTATAA
- a CDS encoding type VI secretion system accessory protein TagJ, with product MKEIKSMLQQGRLTDVICHIETQLRDDPLNVDLKSALVELLCIKGELERADQLINAMVQKHPDLIVGASNLRLLIRAAQERQDFLQGQGLPNIFHERDKYLDAFMTLNLEINQGQQGEALQQVCEQLEHCRPDTRVKINDSSKKIVRDLDDTLGGFIEIFGTDGKFYLAQLSEVEYIHFKPVSSLLEQVWRRVDLSIKGGPSGEAYLPLVYGNSVTDKQKLGRETDWQQLAPEVSRGAGQKMWFVDDKAMAISEINHINCVSVESEQG from the coding sequence ATGAAAGAAATAAAAAGCATGTTGCAGCAGGGACGTTTAACAGATGTGATTTGTCATATTGAAACTCAGCTGCGCGATGATCCCCTCAATGTTGATCTTAAAAGTGCCCTGGTCGAACTTCTGTGTATCAAGGGAGAGCTGGAGCGGGCGGACCAACTGATCAATGCCATGGTACAAAAACACCCGGATCTTATCGTCGGGGCTTCAAACTTACGTTTGCTTATCCGCGCAGCCCAGGAGCGCCAGGACTTTTTACAGGGGCAAGGGCTGCCCAATATCTTTCACGAAAGGGATAAATACCTGGACGCTTTTATGACGCTGAACCTGGAAATCAACCAGGGGCAGCAAGGGGAGGCCCTGCAACAGGTATGCGAACAGCTGGAGCATTGCCGGCCGGACACCCGGGTTAAGATCAATGACAGCAGCAAAAAAATCGTCAGGGATCTCGATGATACCTTAGGGGGCTTTATTGAAATTTTCGGTACCGACGGCAAATTTTATCTCGCGCAGTTATCCGAGGTGGAATATATCCATTTCAAACCTGTCTCTTCATTGCTTGAACAGGTATGGCGCCGGGTTGATTTAAGCATAAAAGGCGGTCCCAGCGGTGAAGCCTATCTGCCGCTGGTTTACGGCAACAGTGTTACCGATAAGCAAAAACTTGGCCGTGAAACCGACTGGCAGCAACTGGCGCCGGAAGTGTCGCGGGGAGCGGGACAAAAAATGTGGTTTGTTGATGACAAGGCGATGGCGATTTCAGAGATCAACCACATCAATTGTGTCTCTGTTGAAAGTGAACAAGGGTAA
- the tssC gene encoding type VI secretion system contractile sheath large subunit gives MTSETETLSQEGSQAGESVSILGQAIDATKQTDSSRAEELIRSLTEEALKGTVKWNKNLTVTFNQAIKVIDETISKQLSAIMHHDDFQKLEGSWRGLNHTVQNSETNATLKIRMMSLSKKELHKDLSKAVEFDQSQIFKKIYEAEFGTPGGEPYGALVGDYEFTNHPEDIETLSLMSNVAAAGFCPFISASGASLFGFDDWTELSKPRDLEKVFESLEYTKWRSFRDSDDSRFVTLTMPRVLARLPYGQATKVVEEFSFEEFLLDETGTRSVTTAHDDYCWMNAAYAMATNMAQAFSQYGFCTAIRGAEGGGKVEGLPAHVFTSDDGDPDLMCPTEIGITDRREAELSKLGFLPLCHYKHTDYAVFFGSQSCQKPKVYDSHDATANAAISARLPYLMATSRFAHYLKVMARDKIGSFMEAEDVESWLNRWILSFVNASEGGGQEIRAKYPLADAKVQVKEIPGQPGSYNAVAWLRPWLQMEELTASLRLVAKIPSVG, from the coding sequence ATGACTAGCGAAACCGAAACACTGAGCCAGGAAGGCAGCCAAGCCGGCGAAAGCGTATCTATCCTGGGACAAGCGATAGATGCCACCAAACAAACCGACAGCTCCCGGGCCGAAGAGCTGATCCGCTCGTTAACCGAAGAAGCGTTAAAAGGTACGGTGAAATGGAATAAAAACCTGACGGTGACCTTTAACCAGGCCATCAAAGTGATTGATGAAACTATTTCCAAGCAGTTGTCGGCGATTATGCATCATGATGACTTTCAAAAACTCGAAGGCAGCTGGCGCGGCCTTAACCATACGGTGCAAAACTCTGAAACCAACGCGACTTTGAAAATTCGTATGATGAGCCTGAGTAAAAAAGAATTACACAAAGACTTAAGCAAGGCGGTGGAGTTTGATCAAAGCCAGATCTTTAAAAAGATTTATGAAGCGGAATTCGGCACCCCGGGGGGCGAGCCCTATGGCGCCCTGGTCGGCGATTATGAATTTACCAACCACCCGGAAGACATAGAAACCTTGTCGTTAATGTCAAACGTTGCCGCCGCCGGTTTTTGTCCCTTTATCTCGGCTTCCGGTGCTTCCCTGTTCGGCTTTGACGACTGGACCGAGTTAAGCAAACCCAGAGATCTGGAAAAAGTCTTTGAATCGCTGGAATATACGAAATGGCGCTCTTTCCGGGACAGCGATGATTCGCGTTTTGTGACTTTGACTATGCCCAGGGTGCTGGCCCGTTTACCCTACGGTCAGGCCACGAAAGTGGTGGAAGAGTTCAGCTTTGAAGAGTTTTTGCTCGATGAAACCGGCACCCGCTCGGTCACCACGGCTCATGATGATTACTGCTGGATGAATGCCGCTTATGCCATGGCCACCAATATGGCCCAGGCTTTTAGCCAGTATGGTTTTTGTACCGCCATCCGCGGCGCCGAAGGCGGCGGCAAGGTTGAAGGTTTACCGGCCCATGTTTTTACCAGTGACGACGGCGATCCGGATCTGATGTGCCCCACCGAAATCGGCATCACCGACCGCCGTGAAGCCGAACTCAGCAAGTTAGGCTTCTTACCGCTGTGTCATTATAAACATACGGATTATGCGGTATTTTTCGGCTCCCAGTCTTGCCAGAAACCTAAGGTATACGACAGCCACGATGCCACCGCCAATGCCGCGATTTCTGCGCGCCTGCCTTATCTGATGGCGACGTCGCGTTTTGCCCATTATTTAAAAGTGATGGCGCGGGATAAAATAGGCAGCTTTATGGAAGCCGAAGATGTCGAGTCCTGGCTTAACCGCTGGATTTTATCTTTTGTTAATGCCTCCGAAGGCGGCGGGCAGGAAATCCGGGCGAAATATCCGCTGGCAGATGCCAAGGTCCAGGTTAAGGAAATTCCCGGTCAGCCCGGCTCCTACAATGCTGTGGCCTGGCTGCGCCCCTGGCTGCAAATGGAAGAGCTTACTGCCTCCTTGCGTTTAGTGGCCAAGATCCCCAGCGTGGGTTAA